One part of the Prosthecobacter vanneervenii genome encodes these proteins:
- a CDS encoding cellulose synthase family protein yields the protein MIVWDNFFWFTSYILVFTALSAFGAHRIKVLYHFWKHRDDVPVPAYEFKELPFVTVQLPIFNELHVVENLLRTVSALDYPRDRLQIQVLDDSTDETAPHAEKLSADLKAQGFDIEYRHRTNRHGFKAGALDEGMATAKGEYICIFDADFQPAPDYLKQVIHHFSNERVGMVQARWGHLNKDFSLLTKLQALFLDGHLVLEQTARSRHGEFLNFNGTAGIWRRKAIEDGGGWQHDTLTEDLDLSYRAQLRGWKFIYLKDVVVPAELPPDMDGFKSQQHRWTKGSIQVCKKILMDVWRSDIPLRLKIEATSHLTSNFAYLLTLCTLVLMYPANFVMGSSWHKAVFVDVPVFFFASLSVVIFYMTAQGAQQRGGWLKTLPYVPMLLALGIGMSINNGKAVLEALMNQSSEFVRTPKYGVESKAQAAKQRPLYKAGKSIALWIEVLLTGYFGWMIALAAQRGQWGSIPFLLLFLFGFGYVAAGSLMKRFSMAALQAQPVRA from the coding sequence ATGATTGTGTGGGATAACTTTTTCTGGTTTACCAGCTACATCCTCGTCTTCACCGCCCTGTCCGCCTTTGGTGCGCACAGAATCAAGGTGTTATATCACTTCTGGAAGCACCGTGACGACGTGCCCGTGCCTGCCTATGAGTTCAAGGAACTGCCCTTCGTGACGGTGCAGCTGCCCATCTTTAACGAACTCCATGTGGTGGAAAACCTGCTGCGCACCGTCAGCGCCCTGGACTACCCCCGCGACCGCCTGCAGATCCAGGTGCTGGACGATTCCACGGACGAAACCGCCCCCCACGCTGAGAAGCTCTCCGCCGACCTCAAGGCCCAGGGCTTCGACATCGAGTACCGCCACCGCACCAACCGCCACGGCTTCAAAGCCGGTGCGCTGGACGAAGGCATGGCCACCGCCAAGGGCGAGTACATCTGCATCTTTGACGCCGACTTTCAGCCCGCGCCCGACTACCTGAAGCAGGTGATCCACCACTTCTCCAACGAGCGGGTGGGCATGGTGCAGGCCCGCTGGGGGCACCTGAACAAGGACTTCTCCCTCCTCACCAAGCTGCAGGCCCTGTTTCTGGACGGGCACCTGGTGCTGGAGCAGACCGCCCGCAGCCGCCATGGCGAATTCCTCAACTTCAACGGCACCGCCGGCATCTGGCGCCGCAAGGCCATCGAAGACGGCGGCGGCTGGCAGCACGATACACTGACGGAGGATCTGGACCTCAGCTACCGCGCCCAGCTCAGGGGCTGGAAATTCATCTACCTCAAAGACGTTGTCGTGCCCGCCGAGCTGCCTCCGGACATGGACGGCTTCAAGAGCCAGCAGCACCGCTGGACCAAGGGCAGCATCCAGGTGTGCAAAAAGATCCTCATGGACGTCTGGCGCAGCGACATCCCTCTGCGTCTCAAGATCGAGGCCACCTCCCACCTGACCTCAAACTTTGCCTACCTGCTCACGCTTTGCACGCTGGTGCTGATGTATCCGGCGAACTTCGTCATGGGCAGCTCCTGGCACAAGGCGGTGTTTGTGGACGTGCCGGTGTTCTTCTTCGCCTCCCTCAGCGTCGTGATTTTCTACATGACGGCCCAGGGTGCGCAGCAGCGCGGCGGCTGGCTGAAAACCCTGCCCTACGTGCCCATGCTGCTGGCGCTCGGCATCGGCATGAGCATCAACAACGGCAAGGCCGTGCTGGAGGCGCTCATGAACCAGTCCTCGGAATTTGTGCGCACACCGAAGTATGGCGTGGAAAGCAAGGCCCAGGCCGCGAAACAGCGCCCGCTCTACAAAGCCGGCAAATCCATCGCCCTGTGGATCGAAGTCCTGCTCACCGGCTACTTCGGCTGGATGATCGCCCTCGCCGCCCAGCGCGGCCAGTGGGGCAGCATCCCCTTCCTGCTGCTCTTCCTGTTTGGCTTTGGGTATGTGGCAGCCGGCAGTCTGATGAAGCGCTTCTCGATGGCCGCGCTGCAGGCGCAGCCGGTGCGGGCGTGA
- a CDS encoding PIN domain-containing protein yields the protein MKVLLDTNICIALMKGREKTVQRLQLLQPSDCAISTVTAFELLTGVLKCQNPVGERAKVMRLMSLVPVLPFDEAAAVRAAEVRAYLESIGKVCGPYDMLLAGHALSQGLSMATNNVGEFSRVPGLQVEDWLA from the coding sequence ATGAAGGTGCTGCTGGATACCAATATCTGCATCGCCCTGATGAAGGGGCGTGAAAAAACGGTGCAGCGGCTGCAACTGCTCCAGCCCTCGGATTGCGCCATTTCCACGGTGACGGCCTTTGAGTTGCTCACCGGAGTGCTCAAATGCCAGAATCCCGTCGGTGAGCGCGCCAAAGTGATGCGCCTGATGTCTCTGGTGCCTGTGCTGCCGTTTGATGAGGCAGCAGCTGTTAGGGCGGCAGAGGTGCGTGCCTATCTCGAGTCCATCGGCAAAGTGTGCGGTCCCTACGACATGCTGCTCGCTGGGCACGCCTTGTCTCAGGGGCTGAGTATGGCGACGAACAACGTGGGCGAGTTTTCACGTGTTCCAGGATTGCAGGTCGAGGACTGGCTGGCTTGA
- a CDS encoding outer membrane protein assembly factor BamB family protein, which translates to MTPLCSRIHSRSYTFPLVRSLASAFALAAPALLSAATAGTDWPRFLGPTGAAVVGESKIPLKWSDTENLLWKAAMPGPGSSSPIVSGERVFVTCWSGYGDKEGANDMRQLTRHLVCLNRADGKILWDAKVPSAAAEDPFQGFITEHGYATQTPVTDGERVYVFYGKTGALAFDLQGKKLWQTSCGTSSGQRRWGSGASPILHGNVLIVNASDESQLLYGLDKLTGKVLWKAEGDYGMAYGTPSILKHDGVDDLVIAIPQELWGMNPETGKLRWYAAHGLTGNVSPSIVPGAAGQVFVFGGFPSTRSVGISVKPGAKGDLGTSAVLWDSSSSTYVPTPVYKDGYLYVINDQGFALCIDAKTGEAVYRERVTMGSRGGGKPFYASPVLLGDKLVCVSRRNGTFILAASPKYQLLGTNEFAKDTTYFHGTPAVSGDRLILRSNQAVYCVGGK; encoded by the coding sequence ATGACTCCGCTTTGCTCCCGCATCCACTCTCGCTCCTACACTTTCCCTCTCGTTCGCTCTCTTGCCTCCGCCTTTGCGCTGGCGGCTCCTGCGCTGCTTTCTGCGGCTACCGCAGGCACAGACTGGCCGCGCTTTCTCGGACCCACGGGGGCGGCGGTGGTGGGCGAATCGAAGATCCCGCTGAAGTGGAGCGACACGGAAAACCTGCTCTGGAAGGCCGCCATGCCCGGCCCGGGCTCCTCCAGCCCCATCGTCTCCGGAGAGCGTGTCTTCGTCACCTGCTGGAGCGGTTATGGCGACAAGGAGGGTGCGAACGACATGCGCCAGCTCACGCGCCACCTCGTGTGCCTGAACCGCGCCGATGGCAAGATCCTATGGGATGCCAAAGTGCCCAGCGCGGCTGCGGAAGATCCATTTCAAGGCTTCATCACCGAGCACGGCTATGCCACGCAGACCCCCGTGACGGATGGCGAGCGCGTGTATGTCTTCTATGGCAAGACCGGGGCTCTAGCCTTTGACCTTCAGGGCAAAAAGCTCTGGCAGACCTCCTGCGGCACCAGCTCCGGCCAGCGCCGCTGGGGCTCAGGCGCCAGCCCCATCCTGCATGGTAATGTGCTCATCGTAAACGCCAGCGATGAATCCCAGCTCCTCTACGGCCTGGACAAGCTGACCGGCAAGGTGCTGTGGAAGGCCGAGGGCGACTACGGCATGGCCTACGGCACGCCCAGCATCCTCAAGCACGACGGCGTGGATGACCTCGTGATCGCCATCCCGCAGGAGCTCTGGGGCATGAATCCCGAAACCGGCAAGCTGCGCTGGTATGCCGCGCACGGTCTGACCGGCAATGTCTCCCCAAGCATTGTTCCCGGAGCTGCGGGGCAGGTGTTTGTCTTTGGCGGCTTCCCCTCCACCCGCAGCGTGGGCATCAGCGTGAAGCCGGGTGCCAAGGGCGATCTCGGCACTTCTGCCGTTCTGTGGGACAGCAGCTCCAGCACCTACGTGCCCACTCCCGTGTACAAAGACGGCTATCTTTATGTCATCAATGATCAGGGCTTCGCCCTGTGCATCGACGCCAAGACCGGCGAAGCCGTTTATCGCGAGCGCGTGACCATGGGCTCGCGCGGTGGTGGCAAGCCCTTCTACGCCTCGCCCGTGCTGCTCGGCGACAAGCTGGTGTGCGTCTCCCGCCGCAACGGCACCTTCATCCTGGCCGCCAGCCCGAAGTACCAACTCCTGGGCACGAACGAATTTGCCAAGGACACCACCTACTTCCACGGCACGCCCGCCGTGAGCGGGGACAGGCTGATCCTGCGCAGCAATCAGGCGGTGTATTGCGTGGGGGGGAAGTGA
- a CDS encoding Gfo/Idh/MocA family protein, whose translation MIRSLLFAVGALALLSSPASAQNIRAGIIGLDTSHVLAFTKTLNTTPQKPEVMGVRLVAAYPQGSKDIPSSTQRVPEYTEKVKAMGVEIVPSIHDLLDKVDVVFLESNDGRVHLEQVLPCLEAHKPVFIDKPIAGTLVDAIKILDASKKASIPVFSSSSLRFGKGTKAVRGGSVGKVQKANTTSPASLEEHHPDLFWYGIHGVESLFTVMGTGCQSVKRGTVMEEVTTVDKATKKESKQTVSRITVTGTWEGGRTGTFTESKGYGGKAIGEKGEADIGTYDGYDPLLYAAVHFFRTGVAPVTPEETLEIYAFMEAADESKRRGGAEVTIKEVMDKALAEARK comes from the coding sequence ATGATTCGCTCCTTGCTCTTCGCCGTCGGCGCACTCGCGCTTCTCTCCTCCCCAGCCAGCGCCCAGAACATCCGTGCGGGCATCATCGGGCTGGACACCTCCCACGTGCTGGCCTTCACCAAGACGCTGAACACCACGCCGCAGAAGCCGGAGGTCATGGGCGTGCGCCTGGTGGCCGCGTATCCGCAGGGGTCCAAGGACATTCCCTCCAGCACCCAGCGCGTGCCGGAGTACACGGAGAAGGTGAAGGCCATGGGCGTGGAGATCGTGCCCAGCATCCACGACCTGCTGGACAAGGTGGACGTGGTCTTTCTGGAGTCCAATGACGGCCGCGTGCACCTGGAGCAGGTGCTGCCGTGCCTGGAGGCGCACAAGCCCGTCTTCATCGACAAGCCCATCGCCGGCACGCTGGTGGACGCCATCAAGATCCTCGACGCCTCCAAGAAGGCCAGCATCCCGGTCTTCTCGTCATCCTCCCTGCGCTTTGGCAAAGGCACCAAGGCCGTGCGCGGTGGCAGCGTGGGCAAAGTGCAGAAGGCCAATACCACCAGCCCCGCCAGCCTGGAGGAGCACCACCCTGACCTCTTCTGGTACGGCATCCACGGTGTGGAGTCCCTCTTTACCGTCATGGGCACCGGCTGCCAAAGCGTGAAGCGCGGCACCGTGATGGAGGAAGTGACCACCGTGGACAAGGCCACCAAGAAGGAGAGCAAGCAGACCGTCAGCCGCATCACCGTGACCGGCACCTGGGAAGGTGGCCGCACCGGCACCTTTACCGAGTCCAAAGGCTACGGCGGCAAGGCCATTGGCGAGAAAGGCGAGGCCGACATCGGCACCTACGACGGCTATGATCCCCTGCTCTACGCCGCCGTTCACTTCTTCCGCACCGGCGTGGCCCCCGTGACCCCCGAGGAAACCCTGGAGATCTACGCCTTCATGGAAGCCGCCGATGAGAGCAAACGCCGCGGCGGTGCTGAAGTCACGATCAAGGAAGTGATGGACAAGGCCCTGGCCGAGGCGCGGAAGTAA